A window of the Oryza brachyantha chromosome 5, ObraRS2, whole genome shotgun sequence genome harbors these coding sequences:
- the LOC102706567 gene encoding uncharacterized protein LOC102706567: MGSDDEFNQFVMDELMHSSSDDEQRVFRAATHIIVEDSLNHPGRIGSIKGHDVLDRDRLMWHNLLFKHYFSDNPTFGPKVFRQRFRMRRHVFLRILNVVEEHDNYFVQKRNAADTLGLSCVQKVVAAFWMLAYGGATDALDEYIRIGESTALEALRKFVVADIEVFGPEYMGLPNEQDTARLLAIRASRGFPGMLGSIDCMHWS, translated from the exons ATGGGTTCAGATGATGAATTCAATCAGTTTGTAATGGATGAATTGATGCATTCCTCATCGGATGATGAGCAAAGAGTATTTCGTGCTGCCACACATATAATAGTTGAGGATTCCCTTAATCATCCGGGTCGAATAGGTTCTATCAAGGGACATGACGTACTTGATCGTGACAGACTGATGTGGCACAACCTTCTTTTTAAGCATTATTTCTCAGACAATCCTACCTTTGGACCGAAGGTTTTTAGACAGAG GTTTCGGATGAGGCGGCATGTTTTTTTGCGTATACTGAATGTTGTTGAGGAACATGACAACTATTTCGTGCAGAAGAGGAATGCAGCTGATACTCTAGGATTATCTTGTGTGCAGAAGGTCGTAGCGGCATTTTGGATGTTAGCTTATGGAGGAGCGACTGATGCTTTGGATGAGTATATTCGTATTGGTGAGAGTACTGCTCTAGAAGCTTTGAGAAAGTTTGTTGTAGCTGATATTGAGGTCTTTGGACCAGAGTACATGGGATTGCCTAATGAACAAGATACTGCTAGATTACTTGCAATTAGAGCGAGTAGAGGTTTTCCTGGTATGCTTGGGTCCATAGATTGTATGCATTGGAGCTGA